One genomic window of Sphingobacterium oryzagri includes the following:
- a CDS encoding SusC/RagA family TonB-linked outer membrane protein has product MNYHAFFKKGLLRRSLRCLYPLIALTPITVMAATPLTKPDLHASKFVGISGKVLDADGKPVPGATILIKGSKAGVKTDENGVFNINVPEANSIIIVSYVGYKVQEINVGGLSTITVRLESLAAIDEVVVTGYGQKKKSEVIGSIASITGEELMDVPAPNIAGALRNRIAGVGVSQVSGRPGAAITLNVRGASTSTQGATIGATSEPLYIIDGITVDRETFDNLDASMIENISILKDASAAIYGAAGAKGVMLVTTKRGKVGKPSITYNGYVGQSDAARTPEMLSAYDHALLMNETNAVRNAPASDYFSAEDLEYIRGLNYKSWFEEMWQPSLTQRHNLSISGGGEKITFFAGGSYQNENANYAGMKYDKYSFRSGLTADIGKGLKADINFNVDHTSREAKHNLSESDASFFESIIATPQWVPIKIDDYFVNYTTNRNPLAYLESGYYNNRKSKGYRINTSLTYQPEFLKGLTARFQVSQGSGSANSRQYQEPFKAYNFVRRGQNQQLFTNELLPENPFVEVVTMRNASVAPTLSETNSYQGFLTVQYANTFGKHSVDAMVGGEQSQANAESLGVSWTNQLIPGGEDWWAFDNNTLTRGNIFRTESAKRSFFGRFNYDFNKTYLLEVVSRVDASSNFALGNRWGWSPSVGAGWVVSNERFFSENVSFINFLKLKFNIGITGDDRVTQRLWQERFIIDTNNGYLFGANNGNSLNPSVIANPLITWEKKRTMNFGVEMSLFDNKLDLGAEFFQNKVYDGFDMGGADITPLYVGFLPPVINYREAYNWGSEFTIGYRTKIGKDVNVNASMNFSYGNSIITRVLYAPGKLLEANIEDGLATAFGTDPRKYNSGNFGLQYLGTFRDQADVDAFMAKNPNYRSYNAIPQPGWMYFEDTNGDGVINDMDLAPMYENTNPIFASGITLGIGYKAFNLSTNINMRIGGKIAYDTRARIAASLSRNVLSIWEDRWTTENPDGWMPRFDDPALTRNSTFWVVNGTMVRINNMTLSYRIPSTIASRAGLAGARLLVTGNNLWTLVNPLKYKDPYTSSAYDYPILRTISLGLSVNL; this is encoded by the coding sequence ATGAATTATCACGCTTTTTTTAAAAAGGGGCTTCTGCGAAGAAGTTTACGGTGTTTGTATCCGCTGATAGCATTGACACCGATAACCGTTATGGCCGCAACGCCGCTTACTAAGCCGGATCTGCATGCCAGTAAGTTCGTCGGAATCAGTGGAAAGGTTCTTGATGCCGACGGTAAGCCTGTACCAGGCGCCACGATATTGATAAAAGGGTCGAAGGCCGGTGTCAAAACCGATGAAAATGGTGTTTTTAACATCAATGTGCCGGAAGCAAATAGCATCATTATCGTCAGCTATGTCGGATACAAAGTGCAGGAAATAAATGTTGGTGGTCTGTCAACCATTACGGTTCGCTTAGAATCTTTAGCAGCGATCGATGAAGTGGTGGTTACGGGTTACGGACAAAAGAAAAAGTCGGAAGTCATCGGCTCTATCGCGAGCATAACGGGCGAAGAATTGATGGATGTGCCCGCGCCAAATATCGCTGGTGCCCTGCGAAATCGTATTGCCGGAGTCGGTGTCAGTCAGGTTTCAGGAAGACCGGGTGCGGCGATTACCTTAAACGTTCGTGGAGCCTCGACCAGTACGCAAGGCGCTACGATTGGTGCAACATCCGAGCCGCTTTATATTATAGACGGAATTACAGTAGATCGCGAGACGTTTGACAACTTAGATGCTTCCATGATCGAAAACATATCAATCTTAAAAGATGCCTCGGCGGCGATCTATGGTGCCGCAGGTGCCAAAGGCGTTATGTTGGTAACCACCAAGCGGGGCAAAGTAGGCAAACCTAGTATCACCTACAACGGTTATGTTGGTCAATCAGACGCCGCGCGAACGCCCGAAATGCTGTCGGCTTATGACCATGCGCTGTTGATGAATGAAACCAATGCGGTGCGTAACGCGCCAGCCAGTGACTATTTCAGTGCTGAAGACCTGGAATACATCAGGGGCTTAAACTATAAAAGTTGGTTTGAAGAAATGTGGCAACCCTCGCTGACGCAACGGCATAACCTGAGCATTTCCGGAGGTGGCGAAAAAATTACCTTCTTCGCCGGCGGCAGTTACCAGAATGAAAATGCCAACTATGCCGGAATGAAATATGATAAATATTCGTTTAGGAGTGGTTTAACGGCAGATATCGGTAAAGGATTGAAAGCAGATATCAATTTCAATGTTGACCACACGTCAAGAGAAGCAAAACATAACCTTTCAGAAAGTGATGCCAGCTTTTTTGAATCGATCATCGCAACACCGCAATGGGTGCCGATAAAGATTGACGATTACTTTGTGAATTATACGACCAATAGAAATCCATTGGCTTACCTCGAGTCTGGCTATTACAATAACCGGAAGTCGAAAGGATACCGCATCAATACCAGCTTAACATATCAACCAGAATTTTTGAAAGGATTGACGGCGAGGTTCCAGGTTTCGCAAGGTAGCGGCAGCGCCAATAGCAGGCAATATCAAGAACCATTTAAAGCGTACAATTTTGTGCGTAGAGGACAAAACCAGCAGTTGTTTACCAATGAGCTGCTCCCAGAAAATCCATTTGTAGAAGTGGTTACCATGCGCAATGCAAGTGTCGCGCCTACGCTGTCGGAAACAAACAGCTATCAGGGATTTTTAACGGTGCAATACGCAAACACGTTTGGTAAACACAGCGTAGATGCCATGGTGGGCGGCGAGCAATCGCAAGCTAATGCCGAATCTTTAGGCGTATCGTGGACTAACCAACTGATTCCGGGTGGTGAAGACTGGTGGGCTTTCGATAATAACACGCTCACGCGCGGAAATATCTTTCGCACAGAAAGCGCCAAGCGTTCATTCTTCGGGCGGTTTAATTATGACTTCAACAAAACCTATCTTTTAGAAGTCGTGTCGCGTGTAGATGCATCGTCCAACTTTGCTTTGGGCAACCGTTGGGGCTGGTCGCCCAGTGTAGGAGCCGGATGGGTAGTGAGTAACGAGCGCTTTTTTTCGGAGAATGTATCTTTCATCAATTTTCTGAAATTAAAGTTTAATATCGGTATCACGGGTGATGACCGTGTTACCCAGCGACTTTGGCAGGAACGCTTTATTATCGATACCAATAATGGCTACCTATTTGGCGCAAACAACGGTAATTCGCTCAATCCATCTGTAATTGCTAACCCATTGATCACCTGGGAAAAAAAGCGCACAATGAATTTTGGCGTGGAAATGTCTTTGTTTGATAATAAACTAGATCTTGGGGCTGAATTTTTCCAAAACAAAGTGTATGATGGCTTTGATATGGGCGGAGCAGACATTACACCGCTATATGTAGGCTTTCTGCCGCCTGTTATCAACTACAGAGAGGCGTACAACTGGGGCTCGGAGTTTACCATTGGCTACCGAACAAAAATCGGGAAAGATGTCAATGTGAACGCCAGCATGAACTTTAGTTACGGCAACTCCATAATTACGCGTGTATTATATGCTCCGGGAAAATTGCTCGAAGCAAATATCGAAGATGGCCTGGCGACAGCATTTGGTACCGATCCGCGTAAATACAATTCCGGAAATTTCGGTCTGCAATACTTGGGTACATTCCGCGACCAGGCAGATGTAGATGCTTTTATGGCAAAAAATCCAAACTACCGCTCTTACAATGCCATTCCGCAGCCAGGCTGGATGTATTTTGAAGATACCAATGGCGACGGCGTTATCAACGATATGGATTTGGCGCCTATGTATGAAAATACCAATCCTATCTTTGCTTCCGGCATCACGCTGGGCATCGGTTATAAAGCCTTTAACCTCAGTACAAATATCAACATGCGTATTGGCGGAAAGATCGCTTACGATACACGTGCACGTATAGCAGCTTCGTTGAGCCGGAATGTTCTTTCGATTTGGGAAGACCGCTGGACAACGGAAAACCCAGACGGATGGATGCCACGCTTTGACGATCCGGCGTTGACGCGTAATTCAACATTTTGGGTGGTCAATGGCACCATGGTGCGTATCAACAACATGACCCTCAGCTACCGGATTCCTTCGACGATAGCTTCGCGAGCTGGTTTGGCGGGCGCACGCTTGCTGGTAACGGGCAATAACTTGTGGACATTGGTAAATCCATTGAAATACAAAGATCCGTATACTTCCAGTGCGTATGACTATCCTATCTTACGCACCATATCTCTTGGACTAAGTGTTAACCTCTAA
- a CDS encoding polysaccharide lyase, protein MRFKLKYSFPLMLLALPFCAKAQYPVVPDSLKMQAEQREKAEKLRADRAWEQAQQVIAQEGRPFILDAAKPEDLPQASIPAFPGAEGGGAYTAGGRGGRVIVVNSLADSGPGTLREACEAGGARIIVFNVAGIIQLEHPITIKAPYITIAGQTAPGDGVCVAGESFLIDTHDVIVRFMRFRRGTTEVTRRDDALGGNGVGNIMIDHVSASWGLDENMSMYRHVYDREGKNLKLPTVNISIQNSIFSEALDTYNHAFGSTIGGLNSTFMRNLWASNISRNPSVGMYGDFGFVNNVVWNWWNRTADGGDHRSLYNFINNYYKPGPITPVGEPISYRILKPESGRDKEFANTFGKAYVHGNVIEGNAKVTKDNWDGGVQPAADKAVLAQIKVDKPFPLSAFGKIMSAEESFNYVLEHVGATLPKRDAVDERIVKQVKTGKVFYTEPKEPIAPSRYVKRRLPMDSYKQGIITDVAQVGGYPTYQGQPYKDSDNDGLPDDYEREVGLDPHNPKDAAQISKNGYAHIENFLNSVVPLKTVKPE, encoded by the coding sequence ATGCGTTTCAAGTTAAAATATAGCTTTCCGCTCATGCTGCTTGCTTTGCCTTTTTGCGCGAAGGCGCAATATCCTGTCGTGCCAGATTCGCTGAAAATGCAAGCCGAGCAACGGGAAAAGGCGGAAAAATTGCGTGCCGATCGGGCTTGGGAACAAGCGCAGCAGGTAATCGCTCAGGAAGGTCGTCCGTTTATTCTTGATGCCGCAAAACCGGAAGATTTGCCGCAGGCATCTATTCCTGCTTTTCCGGGTGCAGAGGGCGGCGGTGCATATACCGCTGGCGGTCGGGGCGGGCGCGTAATCGTTGTTAATAGCTTGGCCGATAGCGGACCAGGAACCTTGCGAGAGGCCTGTGAGGCTGGCGGCGCACGCATCATCGTATTCAATGTTGCGGGCATCATCCAGCTGGAGCATCCGATCACGATCAAAGCGCCTTATATCACGATTGCCGGACAAACAGCGCCCGGTGATGGCGTGTGTGTGGCGGGCGAATCTTTTCTTATCGATACCCACGATGTCATTGTGCGTTTCATGCGTTTTCGCAGAGGAACGACCGAAGTAACGCGGCGTGACGACGCTTTGGGCGGAAATGGCGTTGGCAATATCATGATCGACCACGTATCGGCAAGCTGGGGGCTTGACGAAAATATGTCTATGTACAGACACGTGTATGATCGCGAAGGCAAAAACCTAAAACTTCCTACAGTAAACATCAGCATACAAAATTCGATTTTTTCTGAAGCCTTGGATACCTACAACCATGCTTTCGGGAGTACTATCGGCGGGCTCAATAGTACTTTTATGCGTAACCTTTGGGCATCCAATATCAGTAGAAACCCATCGGTAGGGATGTATGGTGATTTCGGTTTCGTGAATAATGTCGTTTGGAATTGGTGGAATCGTACAGCGGATGGTGGAGATCACCGATCGCTCTATAATTTTATCAATAACTACTACAAGCCGGGACCAATCACACCCGTAGGCGAGCCGATTTCCTACCGGATATTGAAGCCGGAATCAGGTCGTGATAAAGAATTTGCCAACACGTTTGGAAAAGCTTATGTGCATGGCAACGTGATTGAAGGCAATGCTAAAGTGACGAAGGATAATTGGGATGGTGGCGTGCAGCCAGCTGCTGATAAGGCTGTACTGGCGCAGATTAAGGTTGATAAACCTTTTCCGCTATCGGCTTTTGGCAAAATCATGAGCGCCGAAGAATCTTTTAACTACGTGCTTGAGCATGTAGGAGCAACATTGCCAAAGCGTGATGCTGTTGATGAGCGCATCGTGAAGCAAGTAAAAACCGGAAAGGTGTTTTACACAGAACCTAAAGAGCCTATAGCGCCTTCTCGCTATGTGAAACGTCGATTACCGATGGATTCGTATAAGCAAGGCATTATTACCGATGTAGCACAAGTGGGTGGATATCCCACATACCAAGGTCAGCCGTATAAAGATAGTGACAACGACGGACTTCCCGACGATTATGAACGCGAAGTGGGACTAGACCCGCATAACCCAAAGGATGCTGCGCAGATCAGTAAAAATGGGTATGCACATATCGAAAATTTTTTGAACAGCGTAGTGCCGTTAAAGACAGTTAAACCGGAATAA
- a CDS encoding polysaccharide lyase — translation MNKKILSGLLIGLGVFTLQTAKAQYPKIPADVQKASNEMMARATKQSDDAWGRALPVIEEYAKQGKPYIPWAGRPTDLPQAEIPAFPGAEGGGKYSFGGRGGKVLVVTSLEDNGPGSLREACEQGGPRIIVFNVAGIIRLKTPLIIRAPYITIAGQSAPGDGVCVAGETVWINTHDVLIRHMRFRRGETYVGRRDDAIGGNPIGNIMIDHVSASWGLDENMSMYRHMYNDSTGKQEEKRGTVNITIQNSIFSEALDTWNHAFGSTLGGENCTFMRNLWANNAARNPSIGWNGIFNFANNVIYNWVHRGIDGGDYQATYNIFNNYFKPGPATPVGQPISYRILKPEAGRSKLPYVVFGRAYVTGNIVEGSDDVTADNWNGGVQIENKEGKGMTFEEAKPYFAAMKAAKPFPHAEFNIMSATESYDYVLAHAGATLPKRDPVDLRIVKEVRDGKPTPLKNVTLPEKDFEHRRLPKDSYKMGIITDISQVGGYPTYKGKAYKDSDNDGIPDAVEIKMGLNPKDASDSAKITESGYANIEIYLNGLE, via the coding sequence ATGAATAAAAAGATCTTATCGGGTCTCTTGATCGGATTGGGCGTTTTTACGCTGCAAACTGCCAAAGCCCAATACCCAAAAATTCCAGCAGATGTGCAAAAAGCATCTAATGAAATGATGGCGCGCGCCACAAAACAATCGGATGACGCTTGGGGAAGAGCGCTGCCAGTTATCGAAGAATATGCGAAGCAGGGTAAGCCCTATATTCCTTGGGCTGGCCGGCCTACCGATCTGCCGCAAGCAGAAATACCGGCGTTTCCGGGTGCTGAAGGTGGCGGAAAATACAGTTTTGGCGGTCGGGGCGGCAAGGTGCTAGTGGTGACCAGTTTGGAAGACAACGGACCAGGATCGCTTCGCGAAGCTTGCGAACAAGGCGGTCCGCGGATTATTGTGTTTAATGTCGCTGGGATTATCCGATTAAAAACACCGTTAATTATTCGCGCGCCTTACATCACAATCGCCGGTCAGTCAGCGCCAGGTGATGGTGTGTGTGTGGCCGGCGAAACGGTGTGGATCAACACCCATGATGTGCTGATTCGGCATATGCGCTTTCGTCGCGGCGAGACCTATGTGGGCCGAAGAGACGATGCGATTGGCGGAAACCCAATCGGGAATATCATGATCGACCATGTGTCAGCAAGTTGGGGATTGGACGAGAATATGTCCATGTACCGACATATGTATAACGATAGTACAGGAAAACAAGAGGAAAAACGCGGAACGGTTAATATCACGATCCAGAATTCTATCTTTTCTGAAGCGCTTGATACCTGGAACCATGCTTTTGGAAGCACGCTGGGCGGTGAAAATTGCACGTTCATGCGAAATCTATGGGCCAATAATGCGGCAAGAAATCCGTCTATCGGCTGGAATGGTATCTTCAACTTCGCCAACAATGTTATCTACAACTGGGTGCATCGCGGCATCGATGGCGGTGACTACCAGGCAACCTACAATATCTTCAACAACTATTTTAAACCCGGCCCGGCTACGCCCGTGGGGCAGCCCATCAGCTACCGTATTTTGAAGCCGGAAGCAGGCAGGAGCAAGCTGCCGTATGTGGTATTTGGTCGTGCTTACGTGACTGGAAATATTGTGGAAGGGAGCGATGACGTGACCGCCGATAATTGGAACGGCGGCGTACAGATTGAAAATAAAGAAGGAAAAGGGATGACTTTTGAAGAAGCTAAGCCATATTTTGCGGCGATGAAAGCAGCCAAACCATTTCCACATGCCGAATTTAATATCATGAGTGCTACCGAATCGTATGATTATGTGCTTGCGCACGCCGGAGCAACGTTGCCAAAGCGTGATCCTGTTGACCTGCGTATTGTTAAAGAGGTGCGCGATGGCAAACCGACACCGCTTAAAAATGTAACGCTGCCGGAAAAAGATTTTGAACACCGCCGACTGCCTAAAGACTCCTATAAAATGGGTATTATTACTGATATTTCTCAGGTGGGCGGTTACCCGACTTACAAAGGAAAAGCGTATAAAGATTCAGACAACGACGGGATTCCGGATGCCGTAGAAATCAAGATGGGACTCAATCCGAAAGATGCTTCCGACTCGGCAAAAATAACCGAATCGGGCTACGCCAATATCGAAATTTATTTGAACGGTTTAGAATAG